The Haloarcula limicola genomic sequence GCTGAATATTGAGACGGTAGCGTAACGTCACGCGCTTTTCGAATTTCCGTGCTCTACTCTGACCATCCCTATTTGGTTTCGGCGAGTGGCAGGTATGTAGAATTTGCAGGATTGTACTCGTCGCTATGGTTCGAGGAAATGATTTCATTTCAAGACGCTCGCCTCATTGCCGAACCCCTCTCGGCACCTTCTAAATTACACGTCATCTACACGTTATCAGACTGGTGAAGTCTAGGAATGCTAGTCACGGAAAATAGCTCGACGAACAGTTCTCGTCTCAGTCAAGACTGTTTATCCACTTGGCGCACCAAGTGTAGCGGTCCCAGTTTCTCAAATATCCACGAATACGCTGGCTGGAAAACCAACAGTACTGCCTCTATTCCGAGCTTATAAAGAATAACCCCCGATATAATTATGTGTCTCAGTAGTCACGATAAGATGATTCGATTCACTCGTAGGGAATCGGAGGGATGAAATGACCACTAAAAATACTGCTCCAAACCCAAAATCAATTCGTCATAAACAAATACTTGATTTGGCCGCTGAGAAACCGGATATGGCCTGTGAGGAGATCGCGTCCGAAATTCCAAGTGCAACGTCCGAACTTGTCGTTCGGGTTCTCAAAGAGTATGGTGACCCGGCCGCAGAAGACTCCGGCGAAGACAAAGACGATCACGACTCGGCTGACGAGCCGTCCGGAGATGATAGCTCGGCGAATTCGGCCACCGAGCACGAAGTGCCTAGATTTGACGCCCTTTCGGACAAGGAACGCGAGACGTTTCGTGCTATTCACAAGCATCCTGAAGAGAGCCAGCGAGAAATTGCTTCCCGACTCGGAGTCTCTGGACCGACGGTCAACTGTCGTGTGAACAGTGTCAAGGGGTTCGATTGGGATACCCGGCAGACATTCACTGCTGCCCTCTTCGAAAACGAATCGGCTGATTCGGAATTTCGGAACACCGCCTCTTCCGAGCGACAACAAATTCTCGCAGACGGTCCACAGGGAGCGAACGCATCTCCTCGCGACGATTCGGACCAAAATGAGGACGACCACGTGGAAACCGGGACGACCTTACCGGCTGACAAAGCGACAGAGGCCGCGACGGCGGCAACGTCAGAACCGGCGGAGACGGACAGCGAGCGTGTGTTGAACCGTTTGGATAGCATCAACCGCCAGCTCGATACACTCGCATCGAAAAGCACGTCGGACACCGCGTTCGAAGAGCCGGAACTCGTGCACAAGGTTCTTCACGCATGTTTTCGCGACGAAAATATCACCGAAGAAGAAGAGCTCCATATTCTCGAAGAATTTCTGCACTGAAAGACGCGGAGCGGCGCTCGGATTGTCGGATTCGGGTTCGTTTCAGACACTAAAATCTATGAAGTCGAAAAATACTGCAATGTGCGACGAATGGTTTCTCTGAGTCCCTGCTCTCTGAATAGTTCATAAAACCGACGAACAGAGATTCTGGCCTTTGTTGTGAGTGGTAACGGCGGGTCTACGAAGAGGGTGTTCAGGTAGTTCCGGTGGATTCGGAACCCCTCGGTCGTGTTGAGTTTCTCTCTGGCGGTGTTTGTATCGATACTGTTTCGCTCCCGGTCGATCAATGGCCCATGGAACACCTTGATCTCGCCGACGACCTTGTTGTCGAACCGATACATGCAGTTGTACCGGTTTTGGATGGGGCAGAGTCGCACGTCGCTATGATACAACGCAGGTCTAAGCGTCCGCTGGTCCCACTCGTGTTCAGGAAGGCATCGAGAAGCCCAGTCCGCGAGCATCTCCATCACCGTTTCTGTGTCCCTATAGGCGATTACCCCGCCGTTGAACTCGGGCACGCCCGGCGGCACCCCATCGACTGTGGTCGAACCCCCAGTCGGAATATGTGCCATCTCCCTAGCCATTCGGATTGCCACGTCGAAATCGTCGAGAATATCGAACAATTCCCAGACGGGTTGTTCGAGATAGATGTCCGTATCGAGATAGAGGGTTCGTTCGTACGGCGTCCGTTGCATCGCCGCTGCTTTGTCTCGCTTTAGAAAGGGAGATTCGTCGAGGAGGACGCGGTCGAAGCAATCTTCCGTCGGGTCGTGGTCAGCAACGAGGGTTATCGGACAGTCTGGCATGACCGACTTGGTCCGCTGAGCCGAGATAATGGCCTCCTGAACGAATTCATCCCCTTTTGCGATATACAGTATCCCGCGCTCCATCGAAGCGGATGACGGCATGCGTCATGTGTTCGTGTCCCTGCTATATTATATGCCCGACGATACTGCGAGGGAACGCCGCTGTTCGAGCGCAGTCCACCGTTTAACTGTTCGTTCAGCCGTCCGTCCCGAAGCAAATCCTTTTCCGAAGACTTCAGTATCGAGATCGCGGTTGACTACCGTCCGGAAGGCACGTTCGCTCTTCGGCTGTTCCACCCGAGTGACGCTTATAGCGACCGGTATCGTTGATCGTTCGAGGATGTAACGGCGGCTTAGCGCACCTATTGTGTGAGTATCTATACATAGATGCTATGTATCAATATACTGAGTGAGATACCATCTCAAAAATAGACATATCACGACATCGGCCATCAACCAGACTACAAACTAATCATGACTGGGTCTACTCGATTCGCCGAGCAACTTGGTGGATCGGTCGGAATTGGGCCGCTTAAACACGTTCTCTCGGCGGTGTACAACGGCGTTGCTGACCCGAGCGCCGTCCCGGCGAAGGTCGAACGCTGGGTCGGGAAGCGACATCCACTATTGTTCAGAAAATACCTCCTGCAAAAGAACAGGAGCGTATATGGGTATTGTGAGCCCCCCGACCCACTGCAATTAATAAATGTCGATCCTGATAGCGTCTCCCAAGCACTTGCGGTCGAGCACGGCTGTTATTACTGGCAACATCACAAGTGTGGGACGATTCTGGACGGCCCCTGGGATCAAGACACGACGCCGGTAGACGAGCTGCTGAAAGTTCGGGCATTAAGTAACCACTTCAAACATGACGTCGAGTGGAAAGAGACAGCCTTGTACGCCGAAATTATAGAGTCACACACCCACGAGGAGGCGCTCTCGCAACTGGAGATCTACGACAAACTGTACACCGACCTGCAAGACGGGTACAAGACGTCCTTTGAGTTACCGGAAACGGACTTCATGGAGGAAATTTGCGTCTGTATCGGCCGTCATGGCGAGATACTGTTCTCCCACAGCGGAACACATCGACTCGCGTTGGTGAGAGCCCTCGAACTAGACGAGGTCCCAGTCAGAGTGATGGTTCGCCACGCGAAGTGGCAGGAAATTCGGGAATCTCTCTCGCACCGACTGAACGATGCGAACAAGGAGGTGGCCGACTTTGAGGAGTATCTTGACCACCCCGACCTCCACAAGTTTCGCTCTGAGGAGAAATACGTCACCGAGAGCTACAGAGGCTAGCATCCAAACCTAATGACAGGGACCGATCGGGACTGGGAATACGTCCTTTTAGCCCCGCTAGAACAGTTAACGCCCACGAAGGGGTATCGCATATCGATCGGGGCCCTGAGTACGCCAGTGCCAAGTACCACTAAGGACCCGTCTAGCGAACTCTGGCAACTGAACGACAGTCCATAATTACCCCCTTTGCCCGAACGGTCACTCGAACCGATAGCCGGTGCGCGCCGCCGCTTCCTGCTTCGACACCACTTCACGGGGAAAGAGCGAAGAGTCGGGAGTAGTGCGGGAGACGTATTGCTGTCTTCGTCTGGACAGCTACAACCGACTTCACCCTAGGAGTTCACCGTCAACCAATATCGAACCCTCGATTTTATTAGCATAGTAAAACACTATTGACATATGCTATGCAGATGGGGCCGCTGGGCAGGGATTTTACGCAGCGATTCGCCGCTACATACGGTGCTGAACGTGCTACTGATAGCCAGCCTCGTCTTCGCTATCGGTAGTGTCGGGTACGTCTTTCTCTTTCCAATGCAGAGTGAGCCGTTTTCGGAACTCTACCTGCTTACGGAAAACGAAAGCGGGCATCTAGTCGCTGAGGACTATCCTCGTCAGATTGAACAAGGGGAAAGCCGCGAACTCGTCGTCGGGATCCGAAATAGAGAACGAGCCCGAACTGAATATACGGTCGTCGTCCAGATGCAAGAGGTGCGCACTGTCCGTAACCATACAGTTGTCCAAAACGCTACAAAGGTACGCCGATTTCAAACGACACTCGCTCCCAGAGAGCGGTGGCACCGCCCGCATACTATCAGCCCAACGACGGAAGGACAGTTGCAGTTACAGTATCTCTTATATAAGGGCGCACCGAGGCAACCACTAAATCGGTCTACTGCGTATCGCGAAGTGCATCTCCAGATGAATGTTACGGAGCGGTAAACACTTCGAAGGCTACAGAGCGG encodes the following:
- a CDS encoding DUF1616 domain-containing protein; the encoded protein is MLCRWGRWAGILRSDSPLHTVLNVLLIASLVFAIGSVGYVFLFPMQSEPFSELYLLTENESGHLVAEDYPRQIEQGESRELVVGIRNRERARTEYTVVVQMQEVRTVRNHTVVQNATKVRRFQTTLAPRERWHRPHTISPTTEGQLQLQYLLYKGAPRQPLNRSTAYREVHLQMNVTER
- a CDS encoding winged helix-turn-helix domain-containing protein, with product MTTKNTAPNPKSIRHKQILDLAAEKPDMACEEIASEIPSATSELVVRVLKEYGDPAAEDSGEDKDDHDSADEPSGDDSSANSATEHEVPRFDALSDKERETFRAIHKHPEESQREIASRLGVSGPTVNCRVNSVKGFDWDTRQTFTAALFENESADSEFRNTASSERQQILADGPQGANASPRDDSDQNEDDHVETGTTLPADKATEAATAATSEPAETDSERVLNRLDSINRQLDTLASKSTSDTAFEEPELVHKVLHACFRDENITEEEELHILEEFLH